The DNA segment ATCAATGGATTCTCCATGGTGTGATAAATAGAGAGGGGGTCATCACTGGTGGTTTCATTCATACCGATAACGGCGCACTGGAAATTGCCTTTGGACCAAAGCACTGGGGCGTGCAATAAATAATCCAGACAGCTGCGATCCCGCCGCTGCCCGTCATGGAGCAGTTGCAATCGGTTGCGCAATTGGCCGAGTAATTCCCGCTCCGTCAATAGTCCTGCAGCGGCAAGCGCAGAAATAAGACCGAAGCAGCTGTTGATAATAAGGTAATAAACAAAGAGGCGATTTGCCATTTGTTCATCAATGACATTCCCACTCTTGCGAGCCAGATCGGGCAAGTGGGGTTTCAACAGTTTTTCTCCCAGTTGGCTGTAACCACTGCCCTGGCAATCTCGGAAGTAACCCGCTACAGGCAGATTGTCTTCAAAAGACAGAATCAGGTTCTGCTGGTGGGCACCAAACAAAATACCGAAATCGGCCTGGGCGATCAGCAGCGGCTCTATCACCGTATCCAGAAAAGCAGTAAACCAACGCCGGGCGGCAACTGCAGCGGACATTTTTTCCTGCTCTGCCAGTTGAAAAATTAACCGCGCCGCACGGCAGGGAGCCCCTCCGGGGTGATCCTGGGTCAAAGTCGCAAGTAGACAGGTATTCGAGGCATTTTGCCCGCGAAATGGGTTCTCGCGAAACATCACCAGACTCTCGATAATCGGGGCACCCCCACCGTCTTTCAGCATCAGATAGGCCGGCTCCGCCAGTACCTGAAAGTGGGGATAACGGTTGGAAAAATCGCGCCCTACGGGGGTATCGCGCACCTTCAGAACTTCCAGACCACGCGCCATCTCCTCAGGCTGCAGCGTACGTATCGAGTTGGTGAGACGCAGACTGAGAGAAAATTTGAGCATATAGGGGTTCTGTGCACTGTAAACAGCACGCAGTGAGGAAGTCGCACGCCAGGGCACCAGGCCGCTACCCAGCTCCACAATATTTCCATTTTCAAGCAGCCCGGCTACCCGTGGTTCGCGGCGCAGTCGCTGCCACTGCCAGGGGTGCGCCGGTACAGGAATCCATTTACGCGGCACTCTGGGCCCGCGGTCACGCTCGTGCACCAGAGCGGCAAATTGCCTCTCGCTGAATTCGGCACCACTGGCGCCACACAAAAATTTTGGGTCCACTCCCAGCCATAGCAGAAAAAAACTGTTGCCAAACTCCGGCGCAAAGCGTTCGGCATCCCGATCAGTGAGCGGGTCGCGGCTCTTGGGTGTCGGGTGGATGGAATGACCGCACAAAAGCCCCTGCTCCGCCTCGGAGAAAGTCAGGGGATGCGTGAACAAACGCTCTGTATCGGCCTTGCGCGCGCGCAACGCCCGGGCCATATTCTCAACACTGGCAGTGACGCGCTGCACGAACTGCACCCGGGACGCCCTGCTTGCACCGGGAAAAAATGACGGCTCACTCGCAACCACATCTGCAGTTCGGGCCAGGTCAATCACTGAGCAAGCACCATCGCCTCTGCGCCATACTACAGGCAACGCAAATTGATGCCTGCCACACCCACTGCGATAGGCAACATTCACCCACAATTCGGTAGCGCTCTCCGGAAGTGGGATACGGACAGCCGGTGCCCTGATCCCATCGGGAAGGGATACCCCACTTCGCTCGTGCCAGTCGCCGCAACCGGTTTCACGCAACAGCGCATTGAAAAAACAATTGCCCGATAGTCTCTCGGCAGACTTATCCACCGAATAGCCATCTGTACATCTACGCGGATGATTGCTGGCAATCTGATGGGCAACGCGGTCAACTGAAACCGTGCTGGAATGGGCATTGGACATACTGATGGATCTTTTTAAATTAAATACAAATGATAATATTTTGCATTTGAAATATCATGCAGGTAAATTTGCCACACTGCAAGTGCGCCGATAAGAAAGTTGGCCAGCTGTGATTTTCCGCACAGAGTGAAGCCTGGGCTCCACTCTGTGTTTCACTATCTCAACGAACGGAATTCCGAATGTGCTAAACCCCCACCTTCGCAGGATCAACGGGATCGTGGCTAGCCAGGGCGCCAGCCAGGTAATTCTGATCACCCTAATCCCCCTGATCATTGAGCACTGCGGTCTGGGTTTGGCCAGTATTGGCGCACTGGTTGCCTTGGGCACTCTGTGCCTGATGATCGCCGGCCCCCTCTGGGGCGCACTGAGCGACAGAGTCGGTCGCAAGCCGGTTTTGTTGGCGGGGCTGGCTGGCGCCCTGATCGCCCAGTGCCTGTTCGTCGCCCTGCTGGTCTCCATGGCGCTGGGTTTCCTGGAAGAACGTGCGGCTTTTTTGGCTCTGGCGGCAAGCCGGATTGTGTACGGGCTGAATGCTGCAGCCATTTACCCCTGCTGCCAGGCATGGGCGGTGGCGCTGGGCGAACAGCAAAAGCGATTATCGATACTCTCCGGACTCAGTGCCGCAGCGAATCTGGGCCGCGGGCTGGGGCCTCTGCTGGCATTGCCAGCCCTGATTGTCGGCGGTCTCTGGCCGCTGGCCTGGTTGATACTTTTGCCCCTCGGCGCACTGCTGCTGACCGTGGGGCTGCCAAAGCCCGAACCGGATATGGTGCAGCCGGACACAGTGCAACATTCCCTACCGCCCCCCTGTGTGCTGGCACTCTTTGCCATTGCTTTACTGGGCACCGCCAGCGTGGGTCAGCTGCAGATGCTGATGGGACCAGCCCTGCAGGATGTCTATGGCCTCAGCGCTCTGGGCGCCTCTTCCACAACAGCACTGCTGCTGGCTGTCGCGGCAATCTGTGGTTTCCTTGTGCAGGTGGGACTGGTGCGCCGGCTCAAGGCGCCGCAGCTGAGTTTTATGCTGGGTGTGACATCCCTGTGCACAGGTACTCTATTGCTGTCCACAACCCTCGGCAGCATCCTCGCAGCCATTGGATTGCTGGTTTTTGTGGCGGGCATAGCATTTCTTGTACCGGGCTACAATGCCCTTTTAAGCCAGCCACGGCAACGGGGCGGCAGGCTATTTGGGCTGCTGTCACTGGTCCATACCGCTGGTTATACCATCGGATTCAGCATTGGTGGGTGGCTCTATGCACAGCAACCGCAGCAGCCGCTCATGGGATTGCTGGCCAGTGTCTGCCTGATCGCCATTTGCGCTGTGATTGCGCTTGTACCAAAAGGGAAAAAAGTACTGAAGCGGACCCAATACGATTACTGAATCTCTGTAAAGTATTCCATTAACCCCGACCACACATGCCCTTCGATTACCGGTGCAGCTGCGGACAGAGCCCCTCTGTGCCCAAAGGCGCACACCTCTAGGCCCAAACCGACCATCCGCCTCTCCCTCTGCTGCGGGTTTCACCCACCTCAAAGGTAGCGCTGCCAGAATTCTGCCTGCCCAAATTCTTCATCCAGAGTGTAGGGTTTAAAACCGGCTTTGCGATAGGCATGCTGCGCGGTGTGGTTTTTTTCCAAGACCTCCATTGTCATCTTGCAGCAACCCCGCCTTTTCGCCTCTCGAGCGACTAAATCCAGCATCTCTGCACAGAGCCCCTTGCCACGCAGGCGCTCACTAACGATCACATCGTGGATATTGACCAGGGGCTGGCAAGCAAAAGTAGAAAAACCGGTAAAGCAGTTGACCAGACCCACCGCTTGATCGCCGCTGTAGGCGAGCACACTGAAAGCACCGGGGAAGGCAGCCAGTTTTGCCGGCAACTCGGCCCGGCATCGATCCGGCAGAGGTACCCCACCGCCAAAGGGGTGGCGGGAGTATTCATCCATAAGTGCGAGCATATCTGCAGCATGGCGACTGTCTGTGTATGCCGCCAGGGTGATAGTGATTGCGGAGTCAGCCTCCGGGGTAGCCAATGCCATAGATACCTCTCTGGTTCTTCTAGGAATCTTCGGACTTTGCCGTACGTCTTGTGTCTCTTCGATGATAAAAGGAGTTTTCTTTTTTTCTTCGCGATTGCTTTTTGATCCGGCACTCCAACAGGTTACCGGATTGATTCAATACACGACAGTGAAGCGGCACCCGTTTGATAGCCCTGCCGGCCCAGACACGCTTGGCCTGCACGGACAAAGCCGCTATCCTGAGACCAATTGATCATCTCAGGATATAACCCCATTGCACCCACTCGATCATCTACTCAAAAAAAACCGACAATGGTCTCTGGCAACTCGAGAGGAAAATCCCGATTTCTTCCTCAAACTGTCGGAACAACAGACTCCGGAATATCTTTGGATCGGCTGCGCGGACAGCCGAGTACCCGCCAATCAAATCGTAGATCTGCTGCCGGGAGAATTGTTCGTGCACCGCAATGTCGCCAATCTGGTGGTGCACACCGATCTGAACTGCCTGTCGGTACTGCAATACGCCGTTGAAATCCTCCGCGTAAAGCACATTATCGTGTGCGGCCACTACGGCTGCGGCGGTGTTCAGGCTGCCCTGCACAATGAGCAGCTTGGACTGATCGATAACTGGCTGCGCCATATTCAGGATGTCCGTGACAAGCACTACACCCTGATCAATCTGTTCCAGCAACATCAACGCACCGATCTGTTATGCGAACTCAATGTGCTTGAGCAGGTGATTCACGTCTGCCAGACCACTATAGTGCACGACGCCTGGCGCTCGGGGCAACAGCTCTCTGTGAACGGTTGGGTCTATGGTCTCAAGGATGGTCTGGTCCACGATCTGGGAGTCTCTGTCAGTCATCCCGGTGAAATTTCCGATACCTATCAGAATGCCCTGACCAACATTGCCCAGCGCAATACCGAATAACGACACCCACGCTTAACCCCCACTCCCTTTGGCCATACAATGGGCCCGGCCCCCGACCACGCTGTGGCGGCAGCGGTCCTGTGGCTTGAAAGGAGAGCGACTATGGTCGAGTACCGAGTGTGGGAATGCCAGAACTGTGGCTGGATCTACGATGAGGCCAGGGGTTGGCCCGAGGACAACATAGCACCAGGGACCCGCTGGGAAGATATTCCCGAGGACTGGTGCTGCCCCCAGTGCGGTGCCAGCAAGCGGGACTTCGCCATGCTTGAGGTGAAGCGCAACAATACCCCACAACCCCCGACTCCTCCCGCCAGCCCACCCAAAGCCGCTATTGCAACCCGCATCTGGGAGTGCATGGTATGCGGATGGGTTTACGACGAAGCCGAAGGCTGCCCCGACCAAGCTATAGCCGCCAGTACCCGCTGGGAGCAGATATCCGGGGGTTGGCGCTGCCCCCAGTGCGGCGCCGGCAAAGAGGCGTTCGACATGGTGCTGGTAACCACAGCACCTGCAGTACCGCAGGCAAAACCCGGCACCAAAGAGGAACAGCTAAGTGGCGATCCACTGGTTATCCTCGGTACCGGCCTCGCCGGCTACAGCCTGGCGAGGGAGTTTCGCAAACTCGACAGGAATACCCCCTTGCTGATCATCACCAGTGATGACGGTACCTTCTACTCGAAGCCACTCCTGTCCGCCTCCCTTTCCCACGGCCAAACTGCGCAGCAGCTGGGCACCAGCAGTGCTGAGGACATGGCCCGCGAACTGGCAGCCGAGATCCTGGTGCATACCCGCGTGACTGGGGTCGACCCGAGCACCAGGACATTAGCGCTGCAACAGGAATCGGCAGACCACAGTGCGGAAATCCATTACGACCGATTGGTACTGGCAACCGGGGCCCACTGCCGTCCCCTGCCTCGTATTGAGGGTGACGCCCACGCCAACCTGTTCCGTATCAACAGCCTGAGAGACTATCACCGTTTTCGCACAGCACTGGTGGGGCGCAAACGGGTACTTGTCATTGGGGCGGGCCTGATCGGTTGTGAATTTGCCAACGATCTGGTGCAAGCTGACTTTTCTGTGGATCTGGTAGACACTCTGAATTGGCCGCTGGCCTCCCTGCTGCCAGAGGCAGCTGGACGCGACTTGCAAGGCGCCCTGGAGAGCTACGGAGTGCGCTTCCACTGCGACCGTTCGGTACAGAAACTACTGTGCCGCCGCCGTGGCCTTCTGGCCCAGCTCGACGATGGCCAGACCATCGAGGCAGACATCGTGCTCGCCGCCCTGGGGCTGCAGGCAAACACCGCGCTGGCAAAAGCCGCGGGACTGGCAGTCCATCACGGCATCACCGTTGACCGGCAGTTGAAAAGCAGCGACCCACACATTTATGCCCTCGGCGATTGCGCTGAGGTGGACGGCCATCTGCTCTTCTTTGTCGCGCCACTGATGGCCTGCGCCCGCGCACTGGCAAAGACACTCAGCGGCCAGCCCACCGCCGTGCATTACGCTGCGATACCGGTCGCGGTCAAAACCACTCTGCGCCCCACCACCGTATGCCCGCCCCATCCGGGCGCCAGGGGTCATTGGCAGATTGATTGCGATGCTACAGGGGTCTGTGCAGAATTCCGCAGTGACACAGGACAGCTGCTGGGATTTGCCCTGACGGGAGCAGCAATCACTCGACGGGAACCTCTCAGTAGAGAGTGTGAACCCATAATGAGGGGACCTTAGCACAAACGACTACCAGACTTCTTTTGCTGCTATTCGAGGCAAAACGCGCAATGTAGACACTTTTGCCCTAAAATGGCGTCCTCGCACAGGTTTGGTACAAGCAACCCCCCACATGACGACAGATAGAAACCCAGGTCCCACCCCATCTGCCCAGCAAAGCCGCCAGTTGCGCGATACGCTGGGTCAGTTCGCAACCGGCGTCACGGTGATTACCACACGGGATATCAACGGTCAGCCGGCAGGCATGACCGTAAACAGCTTCAACTCCGTCTCTCTCGACCCGGCCCTGGTACTTTGGAGTATCGATAAACAGTCACTCGGCTACGAGGCATTTACCACCCGCGACCATTTTGCCGTACATGTGCTGCGCGCCGACCAACAACATGTTTCCAACCTGTTTGCCGGGCGCGGAAGCAATAAGTTCGGTCAGATACACTGGTATGAAGGGCCCAATGGCATTCCCCGCCTGGAGGAGTGCGCAGCTTACTTCCACTGCGGTCGGGCCCAGTGTATTGAGGGCGGTGACCATACGATCCTGCTAGGGAACGTGCTGGAGTTTACCGCTTTTGGTGGCGAACCACTGGTCTTCCACCGCGGCCGCTACCGGGCTCTGGCTGGGGACTGAATTCCGTCTGCAGGCGCATCCATAGGGAACCTCAAACCCGAAGCGTTGCAGTGCCTTCCAAATACCCCGGATACCTGTATTTTTGCCGATTGACCATCAGAATGAATAAACTTGGCTAGTAACTGTCACTCCATCGCAATCTGCCGATGGCAGGCTGCTGCAAACTCTCTGAGCGGACTCTACTACCCATGGCAACAGGCACTCTCTTCTGCTTCGCCCACCGCGGTTACCAGCAGCGGGCCAGCGAAAATACCCTGCAGGCGATCGGCCATGCGCTGGAAATGGCTGTGGGAGGCATCGAAGTGGATGTCTGGAATATCGGCGGCCAACTGTTGGTAAAACACGACCGGCGCCTTGGGCGATTGATTGCCGGCAGTGAATTGATCACGGATATGCGCCCGGAGACACTGCGCGAGAGACCGCTCCCCTGTGGTGGCACCATTCCCTCTCTCCGGGAGGTTCTGGAACTGGTGGGCGATAGTGTGCAACTGAATATCGAGCTTAAGGGGCCCAACTGTGCCGCGCTCTTTGTCGAGGAAATGCGCTCTTTTGTTCAGGATAAAGGCACCAACTTTGATCCCTATATCGTTTCCTCCTTTGATCACCGCCAACTGTACGAATGCCTGCGGCGGCTGCCGGAAGTGCGCCGTGGTGTTTTGCTCAGTGGCATTCCGCTGGATCTCGCCGCATGCGCGGCTCCCCTGCGGGCCTATTCCCTGCATAGCAATGTTGATTTTATCAATACAGACCTGATCGCCGATATCAAACGGCGTGGCCTTAAACACTACGTGTTTACCGTCAATACCCCCGATGACCTGGTGTTACTGGCCGCACAGGGGGTGGATGGCGTATTTACCGACGAGCCGCAACTGGTTTTGGATTTCAATGCACGCATAGCCGCAGGGGGAACCACAGGGTAATCGGGAGAAATACGCGGGTTATAGCAAAAATGAACCCCGCAGATATGCCGGGTTCATTTTTCCAGGGCGAGTCACGGCAGCTGGCTTTTGAGGCATCAGCCAGCCACCATTAGCAAGCCCTCATAGGTTGCGCAACTAGCGCAGTTAAAAATCCGCACTGGCGCGTAAGTACCAGAAACCACCATTAAAACCAAACGGCGAGGTGAGCGCCTGACGCACTCCCAAAAATTGCAAAGTGGGATCCTGCTCATCATCCGGCTGTACATCAAAAATATTTTCACCGCCGACTGAGAGTTTGTAATTCTCATAAAGGGTAAAGGTCGCTTCCACATCTACCAACAGCTCACCGCCATAGCTGTAAGTATCCGTGGCATCTCCAGGCCCAAAAAGACCGCCGGTGGACTCCCAGCTACTGTAGCGGTTGAGGCGCAAATAACTGCTGAACATTCCGCCGGTTTCAAATTCGAAAGTCAGGGTCGTGCGATCACTGGGCACCTGGTTTTCCAGGTCGAACACCCTCGATGCATCAATCGTATTCTGCGCAACTTTGCTCACTTCCTGGCGGTTGTGATTGTGACGCAGATCCACGACTAACAGATTGCCAGCTACTTCAAAGTCACTGGTGATAGCCAGATCGATCCCGGATACCTTTGAATCATAAGCATTGGCAAAGTAGTTGGCATTACTGCCGTTTAGCAGCACCGCATTTTCCACTCCGGCCGCTTCCAGCAACGCCACCTCCGCATCCCCGATAGCATTATTGCGCAGGGCGAGGCGATCCTCGATTTCGATATGGTAGTAATCGACAGTGACACTGGTACTGTCAAACGGTGAAAAAACCGCACCCAGGGTATAGCTTTTAGACTCCTCGGGGTTCAGTTCAACCGCACCAAGGGCCACCGCCACCGGGTGACTGACCGGATAGGTACCATTGGGAATGAGGTTGCCACTGGAATCCGCCGTGGTGGTGACGTTCAGGGTATTGACCTGGCCGGGAGTGGGTGCGCGGAACCCGGTATTAACGGTTCCACGCAGGGCGAAGCGCTCATTGACATCGTAGCGGGCGGAGAGCTTCCAGTCCGAAGTGGAGCCAAACACATCGAACTCCTCAAAGCGCAGAGCGGCACCCAGTGTCAGCGCTTCGGTAACCTCCGCTTCCAGATCAACATAGGCCGCGATACTCTCGCTACTGAAACTACCCGCCGCCTCCACGGGGAAGCCCTGGAAACCATCGGAGCCAACGCCAAATTGCGCCGCGGTAGGTCCCACCGCAATGGAGGCGGCATCCCCTGCCTCAATGGAGTAGGTCTCCTCGCGCCACTCGGCACCGAAAGCCAGGTTCAGTGGCGAAAAGAGTCCCGTGATCTCCATGGGTTGTACGAAATCCGCGTTCAGGCTGGACTCCTCCTGGGTCAGTGTACCGGGTTTGAAGCTGGTGGGCGACAGCCGGCCAAGACTGGGATTGATGGAGTCTTTCAGCACATAGGCCACCTCGTTTTCCGCAACCTGCGCGCGCACATCCCAGGACAGACCGTTATCCAGCACACCGCGGGCGCCGGCAACCGCGGAGATATCGCGAATCTCAGCACCGAATTGCGGGTTGTAGCCACCGGGGAACTGGGTGTAGATGGGGTTGCGCAATACATAGCCGCTGGGGCTGGAGGCATCGGCCACCAGATAGTCGGCCGGATTCAACCCCTGTCCTTCAATATAATCAATCAGCGACTGGGGCGCCGGGTCCGGCAGATAGTCGACACTGTCGGGATCGCCGGGGTCGTTGGGGGTATCTACCTGCAGGGTGCCACGGGCGGTGAACTTATGCTCCGGGTCCAGCACCGGACCGCGGTAGAAAA comes from the Microbulbifer sp. MI-G genome and includes:
- a CDS encoding IucA/IucC family protein encodes the protein MSNAHSSTVSVDRVAHQIASNHPRRCTDGYSVDKSAERLSGNCFFNALLRETGCGDWHERSGVSLPDGIRAPAVRIPLPESATELWVNVAYRSGCGRHQFALPVVWRRGDGACSVIDLARTADVVASEPSFFPGASRASRVQFVQRVTASVENMARALRARKADTERLFTHPLTFSEAEQGLLCGHSIHPTPKSRDPLTDRDAERFAPEFGNSFFLLWLGVDPKFLCGASGAEFSERQFAALVHERDRGPRVPRKWIPVPAHPWQWQRLRREPRVAGLLENGNIVELGSGLVPWRATSSLRAVYSAQNPYMLKFSLSLRLTNSIRTLQPEEMARGLEVLKVRDTPVGRDFSNRYPHFQVLAEPAYLMLKDGGGAPIIESLVMFRENPFRGQNASNTCLLATLTQDHPGGAPCRAARLIFQLAEQEKMSAAVAARRWFTAFLDTVIEPLLIAQADFGILFGAHQQNLILSFEDNLPVAGYFRDCQGSGYSQLGEKLLKPHLPDLARKSGNVIDEQMANRLFVYYLIINSCFGLISALAAAGLLTERELLGQLRNRLQLLHDGQRRDRSCLDYLLHAPVLWSKGNFQCAVIGMNETTSDDPLSIYHTMENPLIHITQRDSAQG
- a CDS encoding MFS transporter produces the protein MLNPHLRRINGIVASQGASQVILITLIPLIIEHCGLGLASIGALVALGTLCLMIAGPLWGALSDRVGRKPVLLAGLAGALIAQCLFVALLVSMALGFLEERAAFLALAASRIVYGLNAAAIYPCCQAWAVALGEQQKRLSILSGLSAAANLGRGLGPLLALPALIVGGLWPLAWLILLPLGALLLTVGLPKPEPDMVQPDTVQHSLPPPCVLALFAIALLGTASVGQLQMLMGPALQDVYGLSALGASSTTALLLAVAAICGFLVQVGLVRRLKAPQLSFMLGVTSLCTGTLLLSTTLGSILAAIGLLVFVAGIAFLVPGYNALLSQPRQRGGRLFGLLSLVHTAGYTIGFSIGGWLYAQQPQQPLMGLLASVCLIAICAVIALVPKGKKVLKRTQYDY
- a CDS encoding GNAT family N-acetyltransferase translates to MALATPEADSAITITLAAYTDSRHAADMLALMDEYSRHPFGGGVPLPDRCRAELPAKLAAFPGAFSVLAYSGDQAVGLVNCFTGFSTFACQPLVNIHDVIVSERLRGKGLCAEMLDLVAREAKRRGCCKMTMEVLEKNHTAQHAYRKAGFKPYTLDEEFGQAEFWQRYL
- the can gene encoding carbonate dehydratase, whose product is MHPLDHLLKKNRQWSLATREENPDFFLKLSEQQTPEYLWIGCADSRVPANQIVDLLPGELFVHRNVANLVVHTDLNCLSVLQYAVEILRVKHIIVCGHYGCGGVQAALHNEQLGLIDNWLRHIQDVRDKHYTLINLFQQHQRTDLLCELNVLEQVIHVCQTTIVHDAWRSGQQLSVNGWVYGLKDGLVHDLGVSVSHPGEISDTYQNALTNIAQRNTE
- a CDS encoding FAD-dependent oxidoreductase, yielding MVEYRVWECQNCGWIYDEARGWPEDNIAPGTRWEDIPEDWCCPQCGASKRDFAMLEVKRNNTPQPPTPPASPPKAAIATRIWECMVCGWVYDEAEGCPDQAIAASTRWEQISGGWRCPQCGAGKEAFDMVLVTTAPAVPQAKPGTKEEQLSGDPLVILGTGLAGYSLAREFRKLDRNTPLLIITSDDGTFYSKPLLSASLSHGQTAQQLGTSSAEDMARELAAEILVHTRVTGVDPSTRTLALQQESADHSAEIHYDRLVLATGAHCRPLPRIEGDAHANLFRINSLRDYHRFRTALVGRKRVLVIGAGLIGCEFANDLVQADFSVDLVDTLNWPLASLLPEAAGRDLQGALESYGVRFHCDRSVQKLLCRRRGLLAQLDDGQTIEADIVLAALGLQANTALAKAAGLAVHHGITVDRQLKSSDPHIYALGDCAEVDGHLLFFVAPLMACARALAKTLSGQPTAVHYAAIPVAVKTTLRPTTVCPPHPGARGHWQIDCDATGVCAEFRSDTGQLLGFALTGAAITRREPLSRECEPIMRGP
- a CDS encoding flavin reductase family protein; translated protein: MTTDRNPGPTPSAQQSRQLRDTLGQFATGVTVITTRDINGQPAGMTVNSFNSVSLDPALVLWSIDKQSLGYEAFTTRDHFAVHVLRADQQHVSNLFAGRGSNKFGQIHWYEGPNGIPRLEECAAYFHCGRAQCIEGGDHTILLGNVLEFTAFGGEPLVFHRGRYRALAGD
- a CDS encoding glycerophosphodiester phosphodiesterase, whose product is MATGTLFCFAHRGYQQRASENTLQAIGHALEMAVGGIEVDVWNIGGQLLVKHDRRLGRLIAGSELITDMRPETLRERPLPCGGTIPSLREVLELVGDSVQLNIELKGPNCAALFVEEMRSFVQDKGTNFDPYIVSSFDHRQLYECLRRLPEVRRGVLLSGIPLDLAACAAPLRAYSLHSNVDFINTDLIADIKRRGLKHYVFTVNTPDDLVLLAAQGVDGVFTDEPQLVLDFNARIAAGGTTG
- a CDS encoding TonB-dependent receptor plug domain-containing protein, with amino-acid sequence MQAHLLKPLSLAVAVVLSTPFGSAVAQEREAQPPATDNRTLEEVITTGTRKEGVSPTETLSPVDVVGGADLADQASFDLTESLAKIAPSFNTQRFPIADGTAFIRPVTLRNLSPDQTLVLVNGTRRHRSALVNLQLAPLGTVNQGAQAVDFAALPAMAIERVEVLRDGASAQYGSDAIAGVVNVILKEDAEGFSLSAQTGEYFEGDGTRTSLAANTGLNLWDQGFVNATVEISSADKTWRGAARPDAVFVGSIVGEDQVPLNGLGQRWGDPEVEALKFFVNSGLDISDSIELYGHFGYSGNDTISDFFYRGPVLDPEHKFTARGTLQVDTPNDPGDPDSVDYLPDPAPQSLIDYIEGQGLNPADYLVADASSPSGYVLRNPIYTQFPGGYNPQFGAEIRDISAVAGARGVLDNGLSWDVRAQVAENEVAYVLKDSINPSLGRLSPTSFKPGTLTQEESSLNADFVQPMEITGLFSPLNLAFGAEWREETYSIEAGDAASIAVGPTAAQFGVGSDGFQGFPVEAAGSFSSESIAAYVDLEAEVTEALTLGAALRFEEFDVFGSTSDWKLSARYDVNERFALRGTVNTGFRAPTPGQVNTLNVTTTADSSGNLIPNGTYPVSHPVAVALGAVELNPEESKSYTLGAVFSPFDSTSVTVDYYHIEIEDRLALRNNAIGDAEVALLEAAGVENAVLLNGSNANYFANAYDSKVSGIDLAITSDFEVAGNLLVVDLRHNHNRQEVSKVAQNTIDASRVFDLENQVPSDRTTLTFEFETGGMFSSYLRLNRYSSWESTGGLFGPGDATDTYSYGGELLVDVEATFTLYENYKLSVGGENIFDVQPDDEQDPTLQFLGVRQALTSPFGFNGGFWYLRASADF